ATTTTGTAGTTCTTGTTACCCCCTTCACTAGTATGAGTTGTAAGCGCCTGCGCATGAcgtgtttttttctttttttggtTGTCTGACCACTGAAGTTCTTCTTTAGATGCTGCTTCATTTCTTGCGATCACGTTAGTCagaggaaggaaaagaaaaacggtGCTGCTTGCGCATCGAAAGAAGCCTCATTGAGTGCATCCCACAGGCTTCAAGAGCACAATAGCAGTTTTTTTTTACCACTACTTTCCCTCCGTTTTTTCGCCGTGGTCGTAACAGCTTCTTTTTTTAGCAACTGCGCCTTCACTGAAACTAGCTGCATTCTCAGCCTTTCCGTCACGCCCGCCTGTCTCGAAATTCGAGTATGCTCGTAAGCTGTTTCTGCTTACTTACTCTTGCCCTCGCTGGGGTTGGGTCCTCTATTCGAATTCCCCGAAAGCCATAATCGCCAGATACGTGCGCCAAGCCTCAGAAGACAACTTATAGGACATGATGTAGCTGACTGGCACCCAAGGCCTTGCTACGCCTCTCTTTTCGTTCACTTCCTTTATGCCATAACCCACTCCTCTCTTGTTACTTCTTGGTAAGGCCAACGCCAGAACGAAAGAGTCCATTAGAGCGATGGAACTGAAAGTCAGGGACCGCTCCGCCGAGTTTGCTGAGCGGCGCGCCACTGCGGGCACAAGGTGTCACCGTTCTGAATCTGCCGTACCAGAGCAGCCAACGGAACAGCTTTTTACAGCCCCGCTTTGGAGCAGACTCCCATCTGACTTTGAGGAAAACGCACTTGCACTCTCACATCAAATCGACCAGCTCCGTTCGAATCACCGCCTCTTCCTGAAGCCGAAGCTCCGCAGCAAAGACGAGGAAGACCAGCTGCGAGCTTTAATTGATAAGCAGGCAGTCGAGATTCAGGCCTTTCTCAAGATGTTGGAGCATACTATTGTTCTCGGCACCCAGCTCAAAAGCACTTACTCTGAGGAAGAAGGACGCATTGTCAAAAGCGTCCAGACGCACCTGACAGCTCGTTTCAAGGAGGTCGCTCTACAATTCAAGTCTACCCAGGAACTATTTGGAGCTGAGCTGCAACGGCGAGAGCAGAAGTCTAGCAAGTACATGAAGATTGGAAGCGATGCTGCCTACGAGGCAGTTCAGCAAGAGGAACGAACTGTCCAATTTCTCGAAATGGGCTTCACAGAGCAGGACGCACAGTTTCTCCTGATCGAAGATATGCAACGAGATCAAACGAGCAAAGAGATCAAGGATATCCTTGACAGCATACAAGAGATTCACCGCATGTTCGAGGGTCTTCACACCCTGGTAGTCGATCAGGGGACAATGCTGGACAGGATCGATTACAATGTAGACAAAGCATTGGTGAGTGCATCGAAAGCACAGATCGAACTGGAAAAAGCTCGCGAGAATCAGAGCAGCTGCATCCTTATGTAGCTTCGGCGCGTCTTGCTTTTGTCTACCCCTGCTCAGCAAACTGCACCACCATTTTTTCACTCTCCGCGCTTTTCCTTCTCGCCGCatacaaaaagaaaacaatgCGAAGCAGGTCACTCCTTGCCATTGGTGCAGCTCGATCAAGCTCTCGTctgcgctgcatcggcgAAAAAGTTTCTAGTCTGTTATTCTTCTCCATGCTCCCCATTTTTCATTACCCTTTTCTCTTCGCAACGCCATTTTATTTGCATAGCCTACAATTTACTCTCCGCTACCGTCAAAGCTGTCGGCTGCGATGTAACTCAGCAGCTGTTGCGCTCCTTTGTCATCACTCATTTACGCCTGAAGAAGCCTTCTACTCTCCGTGGCATTCGAAAATGAGGTCTCTCACAGATAATGAAACGAAAAAGCTCTTTGACAAGCTTGCACAGTACATCGGGGTCAACACAACACATTTGCTGGAGCGaaaaggcgaggaggagcacgtCTTTCGCCTCCACAAGAATCGTATTTGGTACATGCCTCTGCGTCTCGCAAAGCTTGCAAGCTGTGTGTCCAAGACAAATCTAATGGGTATCGGCGTTTTATTCGCCAAGGTTACTCACAACGGAAACGTACGCATTCAGGTGACAGCGCTAGAGTACATCGCGCAGTACTCACTCTTTAAGATTTGGGTAAAGCCGAACCAGGAGCAGAGGTTCCTGTACGGTGGAAACGTCAGTCGCGCAGGCCTTGGCCGTATCACCGAGTCGACACCGAAGTACCAAAAGGTCGCCGTCTTTTCAATGGGCGACATCCCATTAGGTTTCGGTGTCGCGGCCCAAAGCACGCTTGAGTGCCGAAAGTGCGAAATGAACTCGCAGGTGCTTTTTCATGAGGCGGATGTTGGTGAGTACTTGCGTGATGAGGCTCGCATGACATAGGAGGATCCCTTTAGCGAAGAAGCGGCTCTGCGTTCCACAGGCGCTTCCCGAGTCTCTCGTGGTTTGCAGAAGAGAGTTTGTCTGTTTATCTGACAGGCGGTtacgtgtgtgcggcagTGCACGTACCCTCTTGACGGCAACGTTTAATGCTGTTAATGCCCTGTAAAATGAAAGAAAAAGGTTTAAGCAGAGCGTGTCTGACGCTAGCGTCAGACActtcttccttctttttttttctgagGATCCAAATCACCGTGAGCACTTCTCTCCGTTAGATCACTGCTCTTGTGCTTCCTCGTGAGACAGGCGACTCAAAGGGTTACGCAGTAGAGGCTGTTTGGCGGCACCACGATTGCGCATTGAGTATGGGCATTCTGTGAGGCGTTTATATGATGATTCTGTGGAactttctcttcctttctttcGTGCTGCCTTTTACGTGTTCATGCCGCTTCGCTCTCCGCTGTTTGGTTTGCTTGCGCATGGTTTTCCTTAGGATAACACTACATTGCCTCTGCTTCACAGCATTACTGCCGTTGCGAAGGTCTCTTGCACACATAAGCTTGACAACAGCGTACCCCAGCGCTCTTGCATCCCCATCCACATTATTTGTGCACCAAAACAGAAAAGCGAACGGCGAGAAAGGCAGTATGTCGGCAGCTGCCAAGACAGTGCAGAAGTCAGTCGACCGCCTTCGCGGGCAGATGATCCGGACGGCCCGCAGATTTCGCGACTACAACTTTCGCCAGTACTTCGTGCAGCACGTCAAGGACGACTTTGCCGCACTTGCAAAACTCTCTGAAGAAGAGCAGAGGAAGTTTTTGGCAACAGAGGGGCGCGATAAGCTGCGTCAGCTACAGCGGATGGCTTTAGTGAACCAGATGTATGCCAAGCGACCTGTCTACTTTGACACTGCCGCACAGAAGCCTCATCGAAGGCAGGACGACGGCACGGGTAAGCCAGTCATAGAGTGAGTGTTATGAGCTGGACACGTAAGCCTCGCGTCTTCCGTTTCATTGAAAGCTGCTCTCATCGAGTCTATACCATACAGCCGTATCTACATCTCTTTTtatttctctctctcgctcacaTACATTCACAGTTACCGctatcctttttt
This genomic stretch from Leishmania infantum JPCM5 genome chromosome 33 harbors:
- a CDS encoding QA-SNARE protein putative; this translates as MELKVRDRSAEFAERRATAGTRCHRSESAVPEQPTEQLFTAPLWSRLPSDFEENALALSHQIDQLRSNHRLFLKPKLRSKDEEDQLRALIDKQAVEIQAFLKMLEHTIVLGTQLKSTYSEEEGRIVKSVQTHLTARFKEVALQFKSTQELFGAELQRREQKSSKYMKIGSDAAYEAVQQEERTVQFLEMGFTEQDAQFLLIEDMQRDQTSKEIKDILDSIQEIHRMFEGLHTLVVDQGTMLDRIDYNVDKALVSASKAQIELEKARENQSSCILM